A section of the Clostridia bacterium genome encodes:
- the argJ gene encoding bifunctional glutamate N-acetyltransferase/amino-acid acetyltransferase ArgJ: MACGEDWHLEEFDGGITSVPGFSAAGIEAGIKKRGGKDLALVYSRVECAAAGVYTTNLVQAAPVVLTREHLRSGRAQAVVANSGAANACTGEEGMAQARRMAEVTGEVLGLPPERVAVASTGVIGVPLPMPAVEAGIRKAAAALSDSRQAGRDAAEAILTTDTRPKEAAVRLDLGGKVVTVAGMAKGAGMIHPQMATLLAFLVTDALVGPEALRRLFTRAVDRTFNQITVDGDTSTNDMALILASGTAGLSGVGEERQLGALAAAVERVCLRLARALVADAEGATKVITVEVRGAGDEAQARRAARAVAGSNLVKAAVFGADANWGRILAALGYSGAVFDPARASICLEGEGERETVCAGGRGLAFDEARVQRILQEPEVRIIADLGAGAASAVAWGCDLTYDYVRINAAYRT, encoded by the coding sequence GTGGCCTGCGGAGAGGATTGGCACCTGGAGGAGTTCGACGGCGGTATTACCTCGGTTCCGGGGTTTTCCGCCGCCGGGATAGAGGCGGGGATCAAGAAGCGGGGCGGCAAGGATCTGGCGCTGGTCTACTCTCGCGTTGAGTGCGCAGCCGCAGGGGTATATACTACCAATCTGGTACAGGCTGCACCCGTGGTGCTGACCCGGGAACACCTGCGTTCCGGCCGGGCACAGGCCGTAGTGGCCAACAGCGGGGCGGCCAACGCCTGCACCGGAGAAGAAGGCATGGCCCAGGCCCGGCGGATGGCCGAGGTGACCGGCGAAGTATTGGGCCTGCCGCCGGAAAGGGTGGCGGTGGCTTCGACCGGCGTAATCGGGGTTCCCCTGCCCATGCCGGCAGTAGAGGCGGGGATAAGGAAGGCTGCCGCCGCGCTCTCCGACAGCCGCCAGGCCGGCCGGGACGCGGCCGAGGCCATTCTCACCACCGATACCCGACCCAAGGAGGCTGCGGTGCGGTTGGACCTGGGCGGCAAGGTAGTAACCGTGGCGGGAATGGCCAAGGGGGCGGGAATGATCCACCCGCAGATGGCTACCCTTCTGGCCTTCCTGGTGACCGATGCCCTCGTTGGCCCCGAGGCGTTGAGACGCCTTTTTACCCGCGCCGTGGACCGCACCTTCAACCAGATCACCGTGGACGGCGATACCAGCACCAACGATATGGCACTGATTCTGGCCAGCGGCACCGCCGGTCTTTCCGGTGTTGGCGAAGAGCGGCAACTGGGCGCCCTGGCCGCGGCGGTGGAGAGGGTATGCCTGCGGCTGGCCCGCGCCCTGGTAGCCGACGCCGAAGGAGCCACCAAGGTGATTACGGTGGAAGTGCGGGGGGCAGGGGACGAGGCGCAGGCCCGGCGCGCCGCGCGGGCGGTGGCCGGCTCTAACCTGGTGAAGGCGGCGGTGTTCGGCGCCGATGCCAATTGGGGCCGCATCCTTGCCGCCCTGGGGTACTCGGGGGCCGTCTTCGACCCGGCCCGGGCAAGCATTTGCCTGGAAGGAGAGGGCGAACGGGAGACGGTATGCGCCGGGGGCAGGGGACTGGCCTTCGACGAGGCTCGGGTGCAGCGCATCCTGCAAGAACCGGAGGTGCGCATCATTGCCGACCTCGGAGCGGGTGCGGCCTCGGCCGTAGCCTGGGGTTGCGATCTCACCTACGACTACGTGCGTATTAACGCCGCCTACCGCACCTGA
- a CDS encoding aminotransferase class I/II-fold pyridoxal phosphate-dependent enzyme encodes MGFGQHRAPLFEAVQRYLAEGIIPFHVPGHKQGRGLPELTACLGSQVLAMDLTCLPGLDNIFNPHEALAEAQELAAEAYGADHAYFLVNGTTSGIQAMIMAVCRPGDKIIIPRNAHKSALGGLIMSGARPVYLRPEVNPEFGISTGIRPEQVEEALSEHPDAKAVFVVYPNYYGTASDLPGIVEVAHRYGVPVLVDEAHGAHFAFHPGFPPSALQAGADLTAVSTHKLLGSLTQSSMLLLREGLLDHRQVKAVLNLAQTTSPSYLLLCSLDLARKQAATCGREIFTRVLALAERCRAELRRVRGLRILDREAAGRPGCWALDPTKIVVNVTSLGLSGYEAEVILRREYRLQAELSDLYNLLFLITLGDTPETVRALVAALRDLAAGRARHKLRKFTPPLPALPPVAALPREAFYSDTREVPLEEASGEISAEAITAYPPGIPLVCPGELITQEIIDYVSVLKRENAELQGLQDPEFKTIRVLKKVAYLEGQAWAVQAR; translated from the coding sequence GTGGGATTTGGGCAGCATCGGGCCCCGCTCTTCGAGGCGGTGCAAAGGTATCTGGCCGAAGGCATAATCCCCTTTCACGTGCCGGGGCACAAGCAGGGGCGGGGTCTTCCGGAGCTGACCGCCTGCCTGGGCTCCCAGGTCCTGGCCATGGATTTGACCTGTCTCCCCGGGCTGGACAACATCTTTAACCCGCATGAGGCCCTGGCGGAGGCTCAGGAATTGGCCGCCGAAGCCTACGGCGCGGACCACGCCTACTTCCTGGTGAACGGTACCACCAGCGGCATTCAGGCCATGATCATGGCCGTGTGCCGGCCGGGCGACAAGATAATCATCCCCCGCAACGCCCATAAGTCGGCCCTGGGTGGACTGATAATGAGCGGCGCCCGGCCCGTTTACCTGCGGCCCGAGGTCAACCCCGAGTTCGGGATTTCTACCGGCATTCGCCCCGAACAGGTAGAGGAGGCCCTCTCGGAGCATCCGGATGCCAAGGCGGTGTTCGTGGTCTACCCCAACTACTACGGTACCGCTTCCGACCTGCCGGGTATCGTTGAGGTAGCCCACCGGTACGGCGTCCCGGTGCTGGTAGACGAGGCCCACGGAGCTCATTTTGCCTTTCACCCCGGCTTCCCGCCTTCGGCCCTGCAGGCCGGGGCGGACCTGACGGCGGTGAGCACCCACAAGCTCCTGGGGTCGCTTACCCAAAGCAGCATGCTGTTGCTCCGGGAAGGCCTGCTGGACCACCGTCAGGTAAAGGCGGTTCTCAACCTGGCCCAGACTACCAGTCCCTCCTATCTGCTGCTATGCTCCCTGGATTTGGCCCGAAAGCAGGCGGCCACCTGCGGTCGTGAGATCTTTACTCGGGTACTGGCCCTGGCGGAGCGGTGTCGGGCGGAGCTGCGCCGGGTCAGGGGCCTGCGGATCCTGGATCGAGAGGCGGCGGGCCGGCCGGGGTGCTGGGCCCTGGACCCCACCAAGATCGTGGTCAACGTTACCAGTCTGGGCCTCTCCGGATATGAAGCCGAGGTCATCCTGCGCCGGGAGTATCGCCTGCAGGCGGAGCTATCGGATCTCTACAACCTGCTCTTTCTCATAACCCTGGGCGACACCCCCGAGACCGTGCGTGCTCTGGTGGCCGCGCTGCGGGACCTGGCTGCGGGCCGGGCGCGGCACAAGCTGCGCAAGTTTACCCCCCCGCTCCCCGCGCTACCCCCGGTGGCCGCGCTTCCCCGGGAGGCTTTCTACAGCGATACTCGCGAGGTTCCTCTGGAAGAGGCGTCCGGGGAGATCAGCGCCGAAGCCATAACCGCCTACCCCCCGGGCATACCCCTGGTCTGCCCGGGCGAGTTGATAACCCAGGAGATCATAGATTACGTCAGCGTCCTGAAACGGGAAAATGCCGAACTGCAGGGGCTTCAGGACCCGGAATTCAAGACCATACGGGTTCTGAAGAAGGTCGCCTATCTGGAGGGTCAGGCCTGGGCGGTGCAGGCCCGCTAA
- a CDS encoding acetylornithine transaminase, translating to MGNSEIKSRGERYLFNSYARADIALVQGRGVRVWDADGREYLDFVAGIAVNALGHCHPRLVAAIAEQAGKLIHCSNLYWIEPQVLLGQALVELTGLGRAFFCNSGTEANEAALKLARKYAYEKGQPNRYEIIAMEHSFHGRTMGSLAATAQDRFKGGFEPLVPGFRYVPFNDLSALREALSPETCAVILEPLQGEGGVYVAEPEYLKAVVGLCRERDVLVIFDEVQCGMGRTGAWFAYQHYGVRPDILTLAKALGGGMPIGAMLARQEVAEAFRPGDHGSTFGGNPLACAAALATVQTIREEGLVENAALQGAYLRRRLEELAAEFPFVRQVRGLGLLLGVELSLPGQPVVRACESRGLLINCAAGSVLRLVPPLVVSRGEIDRAVEILREVFSEVEAGKLPGDGRQGEDKPCSRAGG from the coding sequence ATGGGCAACAGCGAAATCAAAAGCCGGGGGGAGCGCTATCTGTTCAACTCCTACGCGCGGGCGGACATCGCCCTGGTGCAGGGACGCGGAGTGCGGGTATGGGATGCGGACGGCAGGGAGTATCTGGACTTTGTGGCCGGCATAGCGGTTAACGCCTTGGGGCACTGCCATCCGCGGCTGGTGGCCGCCATTGCCGAGCAGGCGGGAAAGCTCATTCACTGCTCTAATCTGTACTGGATCGAGCCCCAGGTACTCCTGGGTCAGGCCCTGGTGGAACTCACCGGCCTGGGCCGCGCCTTTTTCTGTAACAGCGGCACGGAGGCCAACGAGGCGGCCCTGAAGCTCGCCCGCAAGTACGCCTACGAAAAGGGCCAACCTAATCGCTACGAAATCATCGCCATGGAGCATTCCTTTCACGGCCGCACCATGGGTTCGCTGGCGGCCACCGCCCAGGACCGGTTCAAGGGCGGCTTCGAGCCCCTGGTGCCCGGGTTCAGGTACGTGCCCTTCAATGATCTGTCCGCCCTGCGCGAGGCCCTCAGCCCCGAGACCTGCGCCGTAATCCTGGAGCCCCTTCAGGGCGAGGGAGGCGTGTACGTGGCGGAGCCGGAATACCTGAAAGCCGTGGTTGGCCTGTGCCGGGAGCGGGACGTGCTGGTAATCTTCGACGAGGTGCAGTGCGGCATGGGCCGTACCGGCGCCTGGTTCGCCTACCAGCACTACGGGGTGCGGCCGGACATCCTGACCCTGGCCAAGGCCCTGGGCGGGGGAATGCCCATCGGCGCCATGCTGGCCCGGCAGGAGGTGGCCGAGGCCTTTCGGCCCGGCGACCACGGTTCCACCTTCGGGGGCAATCCTCTGGCCTGCGCCGCCGCCCTGGCCACGGTGCAGACCATTCGGGAAGAAGGCCTGGTGGAAAACGCCGCCCTTCAGGGCGCCTACCTCCGGCGCCGGCTGGAGGAACTGGCGGCCGAGTTCCCCTTTGTTCGCCAGGTTCGCGGTCTGGGTCTTCTGCTGGGTGTGGAGCTCAGCCTGCCCGGGCAGCCCGTCGTGCGGGCTTGCGAAAGCCGGGGGCTTCTGATAAACTGTGCTGCGGGCTCGGTACTGCGCCTGGTGCCGCCGCTGGTGGTGAGCCGTGGGGAAATCGACCGGGCGGTAGAAATCCTGCGGGAGGTGTTCTCCGAGGTGGAAGCGGGGAAGCTGCCCGGGGACGGGCGGCAAGGAGAGGATAAGCCATGCAGTCGCGCCGGGGGCTGA
- a CDS encoding L,D-transpeptidase family protein codes for MACRQRSRSPGNLVLTLMLLAGLMLLGAAFPTAPEGRSPASPALDPALPSTEDPTPHDPPSSPSEPAVPRPPSSGPAEKEQPAEEDDQTKTPDYRVEVSIEEQRVRVYRAGELVREMVASTGTPDQPTPTGQFRIQNRGEWFYSNKYRQGARWWVSFKGWGKYLFHSVPMDAQQRIIPEEAAKLGQPASHGCVRLSLEDARWFYETIPAGTPVHIY; via the coding sequence TTGGCCTGCAGACAAAGATCCCGGAGCCCGGGAAACCTGGTCCTGACCCTCATGCTGTTGGCCGGACTGATGCTTCTCGGCGCCGCCTTTCCTACCGCTCCGGAAGGCCGTTCCCCGGCTTCGCCGGCCTTAGATCCCGCCTTGCCCTCCACCGAAGACCCCACGCCTCACGATCCCCCCTCGTCGCCCTCCGAGCCTGCGGTTCCCCGGCCTCCTTCCTCCGGCCCGGCCGAAAAGGAGCAACCCGCAGAAGAGGACGACCAGACGAAGACACCCGATTACCGGGTGGAAGTAAGCATTGAAGAACAGCGCGTGCGGGTGTACCGGGCCGGGGAACTGGTACGGGAGATGGTAGCCTCTACCGGCACTCCGGACCAGCCCACCCCCACCGGACAGTTCCGCATCCAAAACCGCGGGGAATGGTTTTACAGCAACAAGTACCGTCAGGGCGCCCGCTGGTGGGTATCCTTCAAGGGCTGGGGAAAGTACCTGTTCCACTCCGTGCCTATGGATGCCCAACAACGCATAATTCCCGAAGAGGCGGCCAAGCTGGGCCAGCCTGCCTCGCACGGGTGCGTGCGCCTGAGCCTGGAGGATGCCCGCTGGTTCTACGAAACCATCCCGGCCGGGACTCCGGTGCACATCTACTGA
- a CDS encoding fructose-1,6-bisphosphatase → MSASKVTVSVIKADVGGWVGHSGVHEQLLARAREMLAASNLLIDFHVTHVGDDINLIMTHNRGENCPDIHRLAWDTFASCTELAKSLKLYGAGQDLLADAFSGNIRGLGPGIAEMEMVERPSEPVVVFMADKTEPGAWNLPLYKMFADPFNTIGLVIDPKMHQGFRFEVLDLVGHKTITFSLPEELYDLLVFIGAPGHYCVRAVYSKESGEIAAVSSTQRLNLMAGRYIGKDDPVLIVRSQSGFPALGEVLEPFANPHLVAGWMRGSHHGPLMPVPVAQATPTRFDGPPRVVALGFQLCQGKLGEPQDFFADPAFDRARQTANELADYLRRLGPFEPHRLPLDEMEYTTMPEVRKRLSARFVDAEAGVSQRAAGS, encoded by the coding sequence ATGTCGGCATCCAAGGTTACCGTTTCCGTCATCAAGGCGGACGTAGGAGGCTGGGTAGGCCATTCCGGAGTCCACGAACAACTCCTGGCCCGGGCCAGAGAAATGCTTGCCGCCAGTAATCTGCTGATAGACTTCCACGTCACCCACGTGGGCGACGACATCAACCTGATCATGACCCACAATCGGGGGGAAAACTGCCCGGATATTCACCGGCTGGCCTGGGACACCTTCGCCAGCTGCACCGAACTGGCGAAGTCTCTGAAGCTTTACGGGGCCGGGCAGGACCTCCTGGCCGACGCCTTTTCGGGCAACATCCGGGGCCTGGGCCCGGGAATAGCGGAGATGGAGATGGTAGAGCGGCCCAGCGAGCCCGTAGTCGTTTTCATGGCCGACAAGACGGAACCGGGGGCCTGGAACCTGCCCCTCTACAAGATGTTTGCCGACCCCTTCAACACCATCGGACTGGTCATTGATCCCAAGATGCATCAGGGCTTTCGCTTTGAGGTACTCGATCTGGTAGGGCACAAGACCATAACCTTCTCCCTTCCCGAGGAGCTCTACGATCTACTGGTATTCATAGGTGCCCCCGGCCACTACTGCGTTCGGGCGGTCTACAGCAAGGAAAGCGGCGAGATCGCGGCCGTATCCAGCACCCAGCGCCTCAATCTGATGGCCGGCCGCTACATAGGCAAGGACGACCCGGTACTGATCGTCCGCAGCCAGAGCGGCTTCCCGGCCCTGGGAGAAGTGCTGGAGCCCTTTGCCAACCCCCACCTGGTGGCGGGATGGATGCGGGGAAGTCACCACGGCCCGCTCATGCCCGTCCCGGTGGCGCAGGCCACCCCTACCCGCTTCGACGGGCCGCCGCGGGTCGTGGCCCTGGGCTTCCAGCTCTGCCAGGGCAAGCTGGGCGAGCCCCAGGACTTCTTCGCCGATCCGGCCTTCGACCGGGCCCGCCAGACGGCCAACGAGCTGGCGGATTACCTGCGCCGGCTTGGACCCTTCGAGCCGCACCGGCTGCCGCTGGACGAAATGGAGTACACCACCATGCCCGAGGTTCGCAAGCGCCTCAGCGCCCGCTTTGTAGATGCCGAGGCCGGTGTGTCCCAGCGCGCGGCCGGGTCCTAG
- the argH gene encoding argininosuccinate lyase — protein sequence MKLWGGRFREATDRRAEEFLASIGFDRRLYRADIMGSIAHARMLGRCGIISAEEAEALIRGLEELLADIEAGKVELRPEHEDIHLNVEALLGERLGEVARKLHTGRSRNDQVALDLRLYLREEIDSLVGMLCKLQEVLVALAEEHVETVMPGYTHLQRAQPVSLGHHLLAYFEMFSRDLERLSDCRRRLNVLPLGAGALAGPAYPVDRQMVAEELGFEALSENSLDAVSDRDFVAEFLAAAALIMMHLSRFCEELVLWSSEEFGYVELADPFTTGSSMMPQKKNPDVPELIRGKTGRVYGALISVLTVLKSLPLAYNKDLQEDKEPLFDAVDTLKACLTVFPPLLASMKVDREKLARNAAGKYDLCLATDLADYLVAKGVPFRTAHQVVGSLVAHCLEQKRALRDLGLEEYRRFSPFFAEDVYRVLDVAQALNKRSAYGATAPRQIREALGRARSRLERWQEGKNLSPR from the coding sequence GTGAAGCTCTGGGGGGGACGCTTCCGGGAGGCCACCGACCGCCGGGCGGAGGAGTTCCTGGCCTCCATTGGTTTCGACCGGCGCCTCTACCGGGCGGACATAATGGGTTCCATAGCCCACGCCCGCATGCTGGGCCGCTGCGGCATCATCTCCGCCGAGGAGGCGGAAGCCCTGATCCGCGGTCTGGAAGAGCTCCTGGCCGACATCGAGGCGGGCAAGGTGGAACTTAGGCCGGAGCACGAGGACATCCACCTTAACGTGGAGGCCCTGCTGGGTGAGCGCCTGGGCGAAGTGGCCAGGAAGCTGCACACCGGCCGCAGCCGCAACGATCAGGTGGCCCTGGACCTGCGGCTGTACCTCCGCGAAGAGATCGATTCCTTGGTTGGGATGTTATGTAAACTACAAGAGGTTCTCGTCGCGCTGGCCGAGGAGCACGTGGAGACGGTCATGCCCGGGTACACCCACCTGCAGCGGGCCCAGCCGGTCAGCCTCGGCCACCACCTCCTGGCCTACTTCGAGATGTTCTCCCGGGACCTGGAGAGGCTTTCGGACTGCCGGCGGCGGCTGAACGTCCTGCCCCTGGGCGCCGGCGCCCTGGCCGGACCGGCCTATCCGGTGGACCGGCAGATGGTGGCCGAGGAACTGGGATTTGAGGCTCTGAGCGAAAACAGCCTGGATGCGGTCAGCGATCGTGACTTCGTGGCGGAGTTTCTGGCCGCGGCGGCGCTGATCATGATGCACCTGAGCCGCTTCTGCGAGGAACTGGTACTGTGGTCGAGCGAAGAGTTCGGCTATGTGGAACTGGCCGACCCATTTACCACCGGCAGCAGCATGATGCCCCAGAAGAAAAACCCGGACGTACCCGAGCTTATCCGGGGAAAGACCGGGCGGGTGTACGGGGCGTTGATATCGGTTCTGACCGTGCTCAAGAGTCTGCCCCTGGCCTACAACAAGGACCTCCAGGAAGATAAGGAACCCCTTTTTGACGCCGTAGATACCCTCAAGGCCTGCCTGACCGTATTCCCTCCCCTTCTTGCCTCCATGAAGGTAGACCGGGAAAAACTGGCCCGGAACGCGGCGGGAAAGTACGACCTCTGCCTGGCCACCGACCTGGCGGATTACCTGGTGGCCAAGGGAGTGCCCTTTCGGACCGCCCACCAGGTGGTGGGCAGCCTGGTGGCCCACTGCCTGGAGCAGAAACGGGCCCTGCGGGATCTGGGGCTGGAAGAATACCGCCGCTTCAGCCCCTTCTTTGCCGAGGACGTCTACCGGGTGCTGGACGTCGCCCAGGCGCTGAATAAGCGCAGCGCCTACGGGGCCACCGCACCCCGGCAGATCCGGGAGGCTCTGGGCCGGGCCCGGAGTCGTCTGGAGCGCTGGCAGGAAGGGAAAAATCTCTCACCCCGGTAG
- the argF gene encoding ornithine carbamoyltransferase yields the protein MQSRRGLNLPEYLDLPEAQALRGRDFLCVRDLTEAELRLVFRVAEDLKARQKAGHPHPWLAGKSLGLVFQKASTRTRVSFEVGMYQLGGQSLFLGARDLQLGRGETIADTARVLSRYLDGIMIRTYAQEEVEELARYASVPVINGLTDLLHPCQALADLFTVRERRGELAGLKLAYVGDGNNVAHSLLLAGAKFGMEVRVASPPGYAPRADLVAEAGRLAEATGGRILITEDPRAAAQGADVLYTDVWASMGQEAEAEERRRLFFPYQLNRELVAGAAQEVLVMHCLPAHRGEEITDEVLDGPHSVVWDQAENRLHVQKALLLLLLR from the coding sequence ATGCAGTCGCGCCGGGGGCTGAATCTGCCCGAATACCTCGATCTTCCCGAGGCCCAAGCCCTGCGGGGGCGGGACTTCCTCTGTGTGCGCGACCTCACCGAGGCCGAACTCCGGCTGGTCTTCAGGGTGGCCGAAGATCTGAAGGCCCGTCAGAAGGCCGGTCACCCCCACCCCTGGCTGGCGGGCAAGAGCCTGGGCCTGGTCTTTCAGAAGGCTTCCACCCGGACTCGGGTCTCCTTCGAAGTGGGCATGTACCAGCTGGGCGGCCAGTCCCTCTTCCTCGGCGCCCGGGACCTGCAGCTGGGCCGAGGCGAAACCATAGCCGATACGGCACGGGTGCTTTCCCGCTATCTGGACGGAATCATGATCCGCACCTACGCCCAGGAGGAAGTAGAGGAACTGGCGCGCTACGCTTCCGTACCGGTGATCAACGGTCTGACCGATCTGCTTCACCCCTGTCAGGCCCTGGCCGATCTGTTCACCGTCCGCGAGCGGCGGGGGGAACTGGCCGGCCTTAAGCTCGCCTATGTAGGCGACGGCAACAACGTGGCCCATTCCCTGCTGCTGGCGGGGGCCAAGTTCGGCATGGAGGTGCGGGTGGCCTCTCCACCCGGCTATGCCCCCCGGGCCGACCTGGTGGCCGAGGCCGGGCGATTGGCCGAGGCAACGGGCGGCCGCATCCTTATAACCGAAGATCCGCGGGCCGCCGCCCAAGGGGCGGACGTGCTGTATACCGACGTCTGGGCCAGCATGGGGCAGGAGGCCGAGGCCGAGGAGCGGCGCCGGCTGTTCTTCCCTTACCAGCTCAACCGGGAGCTGGTGGCCGGGGCGGCCCAGGAGGTACTGGTTATGCACTGCCTGCCCGCCCACCGGGGAGAGGAAATAACCGACGAAGTTCTGGATGGCCCCCACTCGGTGGTGTGGGACCAGGCGGAGAACCGCCTGCACGTGCAGAAGGCCTTGCTGCTGCTCTTGCTCCGCTAG
- a CDS encoding argininosuccinate synthase, translated as MADKVVLAYSGGLDTSIIIPWLKETYGYEVIAYCADLGQEKELEGLEEKALKSGASKVYVEDLRREFLEGYVFPVLKAGAIYEGKYLLGTSMARPLIAKRLVEVAEKEGARAVAHGATGKGNDQVRFELSVKALNPDLEILAPWRLWSIRSREEAIDYAQAHGIPVPVTKERPYSLDRNLWHLSHEGGPLEDPAQEPPEDVYVLITPPEKAPEAPTYVNIDWEQGIPVGMNGRRLDPVTLVTELNRLAGACGVGVADMVENRLVGMKSRGVYETPAGTVLYLGHRELEYLTLDRQTLHFKEMVAQRYAELVYDGFWFTPLREALDAFVNQTQETVTGWTRLKLYKGSCTPAGAYSPYSLYSADLATFGAGVGYDHRDAGGFINLLGLPLKVRASLLRRGR; from the coding sequence TTGGCAGATAAGGTCGTGTTAGCCTACTCCGGCGGATTGGATACCTCGATCATCATTCCCTGGCTGAAGGAGACCTACGGCTACGAGGTCATTGCCTACTGCGCGGACCTGGGCCAGGAAAAAGAGCTGGAGGGGCTGGAGGAGAAGGCTCTCAAGAGCGGGGCGAGCAAGGTTTACGTGGAGGACCTGCGCAGGGAGTTCCTGGAAGGCTACGTCTTCCCGGTGCTGAAGGCCGGTGCCATATACGAGGGCAAGTACCTTCTGGGGACTTCCATGGCCAGGCCGCTGATCGCCAAGCGGCTGGTAGAGGTGGCGGAAAAGGAAGGCGCCCGGGCCGTGGCCCACGGTGCCACCGGCAAGGGAAACGACCAGGTGCGGTTCGAACTCTCGGTAAAGGCCCTCAACCCCGACCTGGAGATCCTTGCCCCCTGGCGGCTCTGGTCCATCCGCTCCCGGGAGGAGGCCATAGACTACGCGCAGGCCCACGGCATACCGGTTCCGGTAACCAAGGAGCGGCCCTACAGCCTGGACCGCAACCTGTGGCATCTCAGCCACGAAGGGGGGCCCCTGGAGGATCCGGCCCAGGAACCGCCGGAGGACGTATACGTGCTGATCACCCCGCCGGAGAAGGCCCCTGAGGCTCCGACTTATGTAAACATCGATTGGGAGCAGGGGATACCGGTGGGTATGAACGGCCGCCGCCTGGATCCGGTCACCCTGGTGACGGAACTCAACCGCCTGGCCGGCGCCTGCGGGGTCGGCGTGGCCGACATGGTCGAGAACCGCCTCGTAGGTATGAAGTCGCGGGGGGTTTACGAAACGCCGGCGGGCACGGTGCTCTACCTGGGCCACCGGGAGCTGGAGTATCTCACCCTAGACCGACAGACGCTGCACTTCAAGGAGATGGTGGCCCAGCGCTACGCCGAACTGGTCTACGACGGCTTCTGGTTTACCCCCCTGCGCGAGGCGCTGGATGCCTTCGTGAACCAGACTCAGGAAACGGTCACCGGGTGGACGCGGCTTAAACTCTACAAGGGGAGCTGCACCCCTGCCGGCGCGTACTCGCCCTACTCCCTCTACTCGGCCGATCTGGCCACCTTCGGCGCCGGCGTCGGCTACGATCACCGGGATGCCGGCGGGTTCATCAATCTCCTGGGACTGCCGCTGAAGGTGCGCGCCAGCCTCTTGCGGCGCGGGAGGTAG
- the argB gene encoding acetylglutamate kinase — protein MGLSAIEKAAILIEALPYIKEFYGKTVVVKYGGHAMLNGDLKRAVMQDLVLMRFVGMNPVLVHGGGPEITQLLQRLGKKSEFVQGQRVTDRETMEVVEMVLGKVNKDLVAQINQLGAKAVGLSGKDGALIRARRKLLRRTDTDGRETTVDLGFVGEVESVNPGILNTMIEHGYLPVVAPIGVGPEGETLNINADYVAGSLAAALRADKLVLLTDVEGVFASADDRSTLLSTVTAGEVQQLIDRGAIAGGMIPKVECCLAALAGGVGRAHIIDGRLPHSILLEIFTREGIGTMVVP, from the coding sequence ATGGGCTTAAGCGCGATAGAGAAGGCCGCCATTCTTATCGAGGCCCTGCCGTACATAAAGGAGTTCTACGGCAAGACCGTGGTGGTGAAGTACGGGGGCCACGCCATGCTTAACGGCGACCTCAAGCGGGCGGTCATGCAGGATCTGGTGCTTATGCGCTTCGTGGGCATGAACCCGGTCCTGGTCCACGGCGGGGGTCCGGAAATAACGCAGTTGCTGCAGCGCCTGGGCAAGAAATCGGAGTTCGTTCAGGGCCAGCGGGTCACCGACAGGGAGACCATGGAAGTGGTAGAAATGGTGCTGGGCAAGGTGAACAAGGATCTGGTGGCCCAGATCAACCAGCTGGGCGCAAAGGCGGTGGGCCTCTCCGGAAAGGACGGGGCCCTCATCCGGGCCCGGCGCAAACTCCTGCGCCGGACGGACACCGACGGCCGGGAGACCACCGTGGATTTGGGCTTCGTGGGCGAGGTGGAGAGCGTCAACCCCGGCATACTCAACACCATGATCGAGCACGGTTACCTGCCGGTAGTGGCTCCCATCGGGGTAGGTCCGGAAGGGGAGACGCTCAACATCAATGCCGATTACGTGGCCGGAAGCCTGGCCGCGGCCCTGCGCGCGGACAAACTGGTATTGCTGACCGACGTGGAAGGGGTATTTGCCAGCGCCGACGACCGCAGCACCCTGCTTTCCACGGTTACTGCCGGCGAGGTTCAGCAGCTGATAGACCGGGGGGCCATCGCCGGCGGCATGATTCCCAAGGTGGAATGCTGCCTGGCGGCCCTGGCGGGCGGAGTAGGCCGCGCCCACATCATCGACGGCCGTCTGCCCCACTCCATTCTTCTGGAAATCTTTACCCGCGAGGGGATCGGCACCATGGTGGTGCCCTGA